The Spirosoma foliorum genome has a window encoding:
- a CDS encoding aminotransferase class V-fold PLP-dependent enzyme, whose protein sequence is MPVADPNPLFCQKDQFNLPETIHYLNCATRAPFSKAVVQAGHSALSQQANPFGLRPDDFFSGAIRVREQFSTLINSDDPDRIAVVPSVSYGMAVVARNLAFKQGVQAGQKIVLIGDEFPSDVYAWNRVSTELGLTITTVGMPTEFPKGAIWNERLLDAIDSGTALVVVPPVHWMYGIRFDLEAIGKRVREVGAWLVIDGTQAIGALPFDLATVQPDALVCAGYKWLMGPYSLGLAYFGPAFDDGVPLEEGWMNRLDSNQFHRLMDYQPLYRSKAYRYNVGEHTHFLQMPMLETALSQLIDWQPTRIQAYTKDLMANAWSKLEELDCRLEPENGSSGRSHHLVGLWLPDHADPMAIQQALLNENVSVSARARVLRIAPHLYNTPEDVDALVRVLQSVLT, encoded by the coding sequence ATGCCTGTTGCAGACCCCAATCCTCTTTTTTGTCAAAAAGATCAATTTAATTTACCAGAGACTATTCACTATCTGAACTGTGCTACCCGAGCACCCTTCAGCAAAGCAGTCGTACAAGCTGGTCATTCAGCCCTCAGCCAGCAGGCAAATCCCTTCGGATTACGACCAGATGATTTTTTCAGTGGAGCCATTCGAGTTCGGGAACAGTTCTCGACGCTTATCAATAGTGATGATCCAGATCGGATTGCGGTCGTACCTTCTGTGTCCTATGGCATGGCCGTAGTAGCTCGTAATCTGGCTTTTAAACAAGGAGTTCAAGCCGGGCAGAAAATTGTACTTATTGGAGATGAGTTTCCGAGTGATGTATATGCCTGGAACCGTGTTAGTACCGAATTGGGCCTGACAATCACGACAGTTGGCATGCCTACCGAATTTCCCAAGGGAGCCATCTGGAATGAACGACTACTGGACGCTATCGATAGCGGTACCGCTTTAGTCGTTGTGCCACCCGTCCATTGGATGTACGGCATTCGATTTGATCTGGAAGCGATTGGTAAGCGAGTCCGCGAAGTAGGAGCCTGGTTGGTAATTGATGGAACTCAGGCGATTGGTGCACTTCCTTTTGATCTGGCTACCGTTCAACCCGATGCGCTGGTTTGTGCTGGCTACAAATGGCTGATGGGTCCTTACTCCCTCGGATTGGCCTATTTTGGTCCAGCTTTCGATGATGGCGTGCCGCTTGAAGAAGGCTGGATGAATCGGCTCGACAGCAACCAGTTTCATCGACTGATGGACTACCAGCCTCTCTATCGTTCAAAAGCATATCGCTATAACGTAGGCGAGCATACGCATTTTCTTCAGATGCCAATGCTCGAAACGGCTCTATCACAGCTGATCGACTGGCAACCCACCCGTATTCAGGCCTATACCAAAGATCTTATGGCAAACGCCTGGTCGAAACTGGAAGAACTGGATTGCCGCTTAGAACCCGAGAATGGCAGCTCGGGGCGCAGCCACCACTTAGTTGGTTTATGGTTACCCGATCATGCCGATCCAATGGCTATTCAACAGGCCTTGCTCAACGAAAATGTATCGGTATCGGCCCGAGCACGCGTTTTACGTATCGCACCTCATCTGTACAACACGCCAGAGGATGTCGATGCGCTGGTAAGGGTTTTGCAGAGTGTGCTCACGTAG
- a CDS encoding SixA phosphatase family protein, protein MSITLYIVRHAKAEDRAIFMADHDRQLTPDGIIAAARMGRYLHRKGVQPDQMISSTAPRAKDTAKVFAEQLGFDLTQIQLDEKLFDGGPKAYLAAINALPPSTKTAMIFGHNPDVSYLAEFLTHENIGSMSKGAVAAVTFETSDWAEVSGRTGSLAFQIGPKQLV, encoded by the coding sequence ATGTCAATTACGCTCTATATTGTCCGTCATGCTAAAGCAGAAGACAGAGCAATTTTTATGGCTGACCATGATCGTCAGCTAACGCCCGACGGAATTATTGCCGCTGCCCGTATGGGCCGTTATCTGCATCGGAAAGGTGTCCAGCCCGATCAGATGATAAGCAGTACAGCTCCTCGGGCTAAAGATACCGCGAAGGTATTTGCTGAGCAGTTGGGGTTTGATCTGACTCAGATCCAATTAGATGAAAAGCTGTTCGATGGGGGACCAAAGGCCTATCTGGCCGCGATCAATGCGTTGCCACCTTCAACGAAGACAGCTATGATTTTCGGTCATAATCCGGATGTCTCGTATCTGGCTGAATTTCTGACCCATGAGAATATCGGGTCGATGAGCAAAGGGGCCGTGGCTGCGGTTACGTTCGAGACTTCGGACTGGGCAGAGGTTTCTGGCCGGACCGGTAGTTTAGCCTTTCAGATTGGCCCAAAACAACTTGTATAG
- the gloA2 gene encoding SMU1112c/YaeR family gloxylase I-like metalloprotein yields the protein MLQLAAVHHIAIICSNYEVSKRFYTEVLGFSVLGEYYRTERQSYKLDLALNGQYLIELFSFPNPPKRPSRPESAGLRHLAFAVTDLDSAIAHLTEKGVVTEPVRIDETSGRRFTFFADPDDLPLELYEM from the coding sequence ATGCTCCAACTTGCTGCTGTACACCACATTGCCATTATTTGCTCGAATTACGAGGTTTCGAAACGATTTTACACCGAAGTGTTAGGGTTTTCTGTGCTGGGTGAGTATTACCGGACTGAGCGGCAATCGTATAAATTAGATCTGGCGCTGAACGGACAGTATTTAATCGAACTCTTCTCGTTCCCCAATCCGCCGAAGCGCCCCTCCCGGCCCGAATCGGCAGGATTGCGCCATTTGGCCTTTGCGGTGACTGATCTTGATAGTGCCATTGCTCACTTAACGGAAAAAGGCGTAGTTACTGAACCCGTTCGTATCGATGAAACTTCGGGCCGACGCTTTACCTTCTTCGCCGATCCCGACGACTTGCCGCTGGAGTTGTATGAGATGTAA
- a CDS encoding phytanoyl-CoA dioxygenase family protein: MSKLNLPPFKLGETITPEQRQFFNKNGVIVFRNFIEPETVKLFISEVERIEKEWLAEGRDKVNGVPLKFGQDEEGNPMIQRMCFLSQHSKALHEFLQDPRLQAVVDLLQPYEGRIAEIEKDGLILNHYVRTPNSKFSQMGWHTDSPRDIFLGQRIMPMLNVGIHLNPTPYENGGLRVIPGTHKQGIFKMLFRKKYFVDNDPDKHEIGFDMNAGDLSVHDGRLWHRAQQSPYVGEASRRRVMYVPVVTGKYMPKNENSKTPFYHRFISKVNI; the protein is encoded by the coding sequence ATGAGCAAATTAAACTTGCCGCCCTTTAAACTGGGCGAAACAATTACTCCGGAACAACGCCAATTTTTCAATAAAAATGGCGTCATCGTATTCCGTAACTTTATTGAACCCGAAACAGTTAAACTTTTTATTAGCGAAGTTGAGCGAATTGAAAAAGAGTGGCTGGCCGAAGGACGCGACAAAGTAAATGGTGTACCCTTAAAATTCGGTCAGGATGAAGAAGGCAATCCTATGATTCAACGGATGTGTTTCCTGTCGCAGCACAGCAAAGCACTCCACGAATTTTTGCAGGACCCACGCCTTCAGGCTGTTGTCGATCTGCTTCAACCATACGAAGGTCGTATTGCTGAAATCGAAAAAGACGGGCTTATTCTGAACCACTACGTTCGCACACCGAATAGTAAATTCTCGCAGATGGGTTGGCACACCGATAGCCCCCGCGACATTTTCTTAGGTCAGCGCATCATGCCAATGTTAAACGTTGGTATTCACCTCAACCCTACTCCTTACGAAAACGGAGGATTGCGGGTTATTCCGGGTACCCACAAGCAGGGCATCTTTAAAATGTTGTTCCGCAAAAAGTACTTCGTCGACAACGATCCCGACAAGCACGAAATTGGGTTCGATATGAACGCTGGCGATCTTTCGGTACACGACGGACGCCTTTGGCACCGGGCGCAGCAATCGCCTTACGTTGGCGAAGCTAGTCGTCGTCGTGTTATGTATGTGCCGGTCGTTACGGGCAAGTACATGCCTAAAAACGAGAACAGCAAAACGCCGTTCTATCACCGCTTTATTTCAAAAGTCAACATCTAA
- a CDS encoding BamA/TamA family outer membrane protein, translated as MRYYLGWVGLLFLPILGLGRSMSHPPGVAMPLADTAKEAHHRFQLIPLPVIFYTPETKIAYGLLGVCLFKTDSTARTSNVDFAIIHTQNAQTVIEPTYTIFTKGEKYLIRGMLLFTKFPELYYGIGPGTTDDEEELISYKSLRAYNRFLRRVKPGWFVGVQQQYFKTFDISRSSDRQLPAQTLIGSLGSVVNGLGVASLVDTRDNIYSPVRGWYADVSFMEYGKLLGSEFGFTNFLFDIRHYRSLTPNTVLAGQFYLNLNLGEVPFKQAATLGGSSLLRGYYNGRYRDNNAVIMQAELRQHLFGRIGGVVFAGVGDVAHKPSEFEVGDLKPTGGAGLRYLISRKEHLNVRFDAAVGNHTHGFYVNISEAF; from the coding sequence ATGCGCTACTATTTGGGTTGGGTTGGATTACTTTTTCTGCCAATTCTGGGGCTTGGTCGTTCAATGTCGCACCCGCCAGGTGTGGCTATGCCGCTTGCCGATACGGCGAAAGAAGCGCACCATCGGTTTCAGCTTATTCCGCTGCCGGTAATTTTCTATACGCCAGAAACCAAGATCGCGTACGGTTTATTGGGGGTTTGCCTGTTTAAAACGGATAGCACTGCCCGCACATCCAATGTAGATTTTGCAATCATTCATACGCAAAATGCCCAAACTGTTATTGAGCCAACCTACACCATTTTTACGAAAGGTGAAAAATACCTGATTCGGGGAATGCTCCTCTTTACGAAGTTTCCCGAGTTATATTATGGCATTGGCCCAGGAACGACTGATGACGAGGAAGAGCTTATTTCCTACAAAAGCCTGCGTGCCTACAACCGTTTTTTACGAAGGGTAAAGCCGGGCTGGTTTGTCGGGGTTCAGCAACAGTATTTTAAAACATTTGATATAAGTCGCTCGTCGGATCGGCAACTGCCTGCCCAGACGTTGATTGGTAGCCTGGGAAGTGTTGTGAATGGACTCGGAGTGGCCAGTTTAGTCGATACGCGTGACAACATCTATTCGCCCGTTCGGGGTTGGTATGCTGATGTGTCGTTTATGGAGTATGGTAAGCTGCTGGGTAGTGAATTTGGGTTCACTAATTTCCTGTTCGATATTCGCCACTATCGGTCTCTAACGCCAAATACGGTGCTGGCGGGGCAATTCTATTTAAACCTGAATCTTGGCGAAGTGCCTTTTAAACAGGCCGCTACGTTAGGCGGATCATCATTACTACGAGGTTACTACAATGGTCGCTATCGGGATAACAATGCGGTAATTATGCAGGCCGAGTTACGACAACACCTTTTTGGTCGAATTGGCGGGGTTGTCTTTGCGGGCGTAGGAGATGTCGCACACAAACCTAGCGAATTTGAAGTAGGCGATCTGAAGCCAACAGGCGGGGCTGGTTTGCGTTATCTGATCAGCCGGAAAGAGCATCTGAATGTTCGATTTGATGCGGCCGTCGGAAATCATACTCACGGTTTTTACGTGAATATTTCAGAAGCGTTCTGA
- a CDS encoding IS701 family transposase, which translates to MKVTAQLYGQFLLSSQINYTATYLADHLEGITHDNVQYFLKASRVAPRQVWQHVRHQIQLDTDGYILFDDTVLNKEHSHKIELVRRQYSGNAHGIIKGIGVVNCVYFNPKINQFWLIDYRIFNPDEDGKSKLDHVLDMLNQLAPRQISYRIVLMDSWYAVTDLFKWLITNEKLFYCPIKSNRKVDDSGGKEPYQPVSYLSWSAQQVQQGKLVKVHKMPQNTYLKLFRVLVSTHRTDYIVTNDLAQNETSAAEEKSGIRWTIEQFHREDKQITGLECCQCRLARSQRNHIGLAALTWLRFKQLAYQTKKTVYQLKQGLLDAYLRQELANPSVAFA; encoded by the coding sequence TTGAAGGTCACCGCACAACTTTACGGACAGTTTCTACTGAGTAGCCAGATCAACTATACGGCTACCTACTTGGCTGATCACCTGGAAGGGATCACCCATGACAATGTGCAGTACTTTCTCAAAGCTAGCCGAGTGGCACCTCGCCAGGTCTGGCAACATGTCCGCCACCAAATTCAACTGGATACCGATGGCTATATCCTCTTTGATGATACCGTGCTCAATAAAGAACATAGTCATAAAATTGAACTGGTTCGTCGGCAATACAGTGGAAATGCTCATGGAATCATCAAAGGCATCGGTGTGGTTAATTGTGTCTACTTCAATCCTAAAATTAATCAGTTCTGGCTCATTGACTACCGTATTTTTAATCCCGATGAGGATGGAAAAAGCAAGTTGGATCATGTGTTGGACATGCTTAACCAACTAGCACCCCGCCAGATCAGTTATCGAATCGTCTTAATGGACAGTTGGTATGCTGTGACCGACCTCTTCAAGTGGCTCATTACCAATGAAAAACTGTTTTACTGTCCTATCAAGAGCAACCGTAAGGTCGATGATTCAGGTGGCAAAGAACCGTATCAACCTGTCAGCTATCTGAGCTGGTCAGCTCAACAGGTGCAGCAGGGTAAGCTGGTTAAAGTACACAAGATGCCTCAAAACACCTATCTTAAACTGTTCCGCGTACTGGTGTCTACCCACCGGACGGACTATATCGTCACCAACGATTTAGCTCAAAATGAGACGAGTGCCGCTGAAGAAAAAAGTGGTATTCGTTGGACAATTGAGCAGTTTCATCGAGAAGATAAGCAGATCACGGGTCTGGAATGTTGTCAATGTCGATTAGCTCGTAGTCAACGCAATCACATTGGCTTAGCGGCTCTGACTTGGTTACGTTTTAAACAGTTGGCTTATCAGACTAAGAAAACGGTTTACCAACTCAAACAAGGCTTATTAGATGCTTACCTTCGTCAAGAGTTGGCGAATCCTTCAGTTGCCTTTGCGTAA
- a CDS encoding DUF5615 family PIN-like protein — MALLLADENFPAPSVERLRQLGHDVLTLLQTDMAGLAIPDDEVLAYAMSINRCLLTLNRKDFIKLHQQSTQHAGIIICTFDIDFVALADRVNSCLTTETTGRLLRVQRPNL; from the coding sequence ATGGCATTGCTCCTTGCCGATGAAAATTTCCCGGCTCCATCCGTTGAACGACTGCGTCAATTGGGTCACGATGTTTTAACCTTATTACAAACAGATATGGCTGGTTTAGCTATACCTGATGACGAAGTTTTAGCCTATGCCATGTCTATAAATCGCTGCTTACTAACCTTAAATCGTAAAGATTTCATCAAATTGCACCAACAATCTACTCAACACGCTGGCATTATTATATGCACTTTTGATATTGATTTTGTAGCACTTGCCGATCGAGTTAACTCTTGCCTAACTACTGAAACTACGGGTCGACTATTACGCGTCCAACGGCCCAATTTATGA
- a CDS encoding DUF433 domain-containing protein yields MSTVVQETEKLISRMTRAEKAQVLQWIVQDLGDIFPGIESHPDIANGAACIVRTRIPVWLLEQARSLGATDGHLLQAYPSLRAEDLANAWAYVRSHTPEIAQLITENEG; encoded by the coding sequence ATGAGCACCGTTGTTCAGGAAACCGAAAAGCTGATTAGCCGTATGACCCGTGCAGAAAAAGCGCAGGTTTTACAGTGGATTGTTCAGGACTTAGGTGATATATTTCCGGGAATTGAAAGCCATCCAGACATCGCGAATGGGGCTGCCTGCATTGTTCGAACGCGTATACCCGTTTGGCTCTTGGAGCAGGCTCGCTCATTAGGAGCAACAGATGGTCATTTACTACAAGCTTACCCTTCGTTACGAGCAGAAGATTTAGCTAATGCCTGGGCTTATGTTCGTTCTCATACGCCCGAAATTGCCCAACTAATTACCGAAAACGAGGGCTAG
- a CDS encoding complex I subunit 1/NuoH family protein — protein MLALPIFLAMASGFVVVGVYTERKVSAFMQDRLGPMETGKWGLLQLFADLLKLLQKEDIVPTAADRKLFLLAPTLIFASVFAGFAVMPLTPDLQGSGAAVGVFYLMAIVSFDVVGILMAGWGSNNKYSLFGAMRSVAQIISYEIPLGLTILCVVMICQTLNLQTLSFQQGIYTQETNYLFGLKALGIDVTSWGGIFSWNIFRNPFLLIAYIIFFICTLAESNRAPFDLPEGESEIVGGFHTEYSGMRFALLYLSEYAMMLLVSFLGAILFLGSWNTPLPNIGPVRLADWTSGAPGTFWGQLTGGFWLLSKVFLAVLLQMWVRWTFPRIRVDQMMHLCWKVLTPIGLILLLISGVWRLLMI, from the coding sequence GTGCTTGCACTCCCTATTTTCCTGGCAATGGCTTCCGGCTTTGTAGTCGTTGGTGTGTATACCGAACGTAAGGTCTCGGCATTTATGCAAGATCGGCTTGGGCCAATGGAAACAGGAAAATGGGGTCTATTGCAACTCTTCGCCGATTTGCTGAAACTGCTTCAGAAAGAAGACATTGTTCCCACGGCTGCCGATCGGAAACTATTTCTACTAGCGCCAACTCTCATTTTTGCATCGGTTTTTGCCGGTTTTGCCGTCATGCCGCTTACCCCCGATTTACAAGGCTCGGGCGCAGCAGTCGGTGTTTTTTACCTCATGGCCATTGTCTCTTTCGATGTAGTGGGTATCCTAATGGCCGGTTGGGGTTCCAATAACAAATACTCCTTGTTTGGCGCGATGCGGTCGGTGGCTCAGATCATTTCTTACGAAATTCCACTTGGGCTTACGATTTTGTGTGTTGTCATGATTTGCCAGACGCTCAATTTACAGACGTTGAGTTTCCAGCAGGGTATCTATACGCAAGAGACAAATTATCTGTTTGGTCTGAAAGCACTGGGCATCGATGTAACGAGCTGGGGAGGTATTTTCTCCTGGAACATCTTTCGCAACCCATTCCTGCTTATCGCTTACATTATCTTCTTCATTTGCACACTCGCCGAAAGCAACCGCGCTCCGTTCGACTTGCCTGAAGGAGAGTCTGAAATCGTTGGTGGCTTTCATACCGAATATTCGGGCATGCGGTTCGCCCTGCTTTACTTGTCCGAATATGCCATGATGCTCTTGGTATCGTTTTTAGGCGCGATATTATTCCTGGGCAGTTGGAATACTCCCCTACCCAACATCGGCCCTGTCCGGCTCGCCGACTGGACAAGTGGCGCTCCGGGGACTTTCTGGGGGCAACTCACAGGTGGGTTCTGGCTCTTATCGAAAGTGTTTCTGGCCGTTTTGTTACAGATGTGGGTCCGCTGGACGTTTCCTCGTATTCGGGTCGATCAGATGATGCATCTATGCTGGAAAGTCCTGACGCCCATTGGATTGATTCTGTTATTGATTTCAGGAGTCTGGCGGTTGTTGATGATTTAG
- a CDS encoding phosphatase PAP2-related protein — protein MSILTPDPTGDLIWQAAWKSPIFRRKFIIGMIGIIALLSSFNYFFLTIEQHTGPVLNDWVVAQLPPHDVSLIIFGVIWAAGLLILIRARHSPAVFMMFIYSYIIITLTRMLSINLFPLNPPVGLIPMIDPLTNAFYGKVYITKDLFYSGHTSTIFLIFLCLRGWWDRLWVLLGSLLVGSLLLVQHVHYTIDVLGAFAFTYPQYRLGKWIALSGWNEKK, from the coding sequence ATGTCAATTCTCACACCTGATCCAACTGGTGATTTAATTTGGCAAGCCGCCTGGAAATCACCCATTTTCCGCCGAAAGTTTATTATCGGCATGATTGGTATTATTGCTTTACTGTCTTCATTTAATTATTTTTTTCTCACAATTGAACAACATACCGGCCCGGTTTTGAATGACTGGGTAGTTGCTCAATTGCCTCCTCACGATGTCTCACTAATTATTTTTGGTGTAATCTGGGCAGCAGGCTTATTGATCCTGATTCGTGCCCGACATAGCCCGGCGGTATTTATGATGTTTATCTACAGCTACATCATCATTACCCTGACCCGAATGCTCAGTATCAACCTGTTCCCCCTCAATCCGCCAGTTGGGCTGATACCAATGATCGATCCGCTCACGAATGCATTCTATGGTAAGGTTTACATCACAAAAGACTTATTTTATTCAGGCCATACATCAACCATTTTCCTGATATTCCTCTGTCTGCGAGGTTGGTGGGATCGGCTTTGGGTTCTATTAGGATCACTGCTGGTTGGGAGTTTATTGCTTGTTCAGCATGTGCATTATACGATTGATGTACTAGGGGCCTTCGCGTTCACCTATCCACAATACCGGTTGGGGAAATGGATCGCGCTGAGTGGTTGGAATGAAAAAAAATAA
- a CDS encoding BamA/TamA family outer membrane protein encodes MGIQGTLLAQSDSIPVPREPTPNQLLRTRNTLILPLVARSIETDWSIGVASSFTFRFGHTDTLTTRTSNTQALALYSLRKQFIAAINGTTYFPGERIILNYQLSYSYFPDKFWGLGKEAPDENEESYTFKQYYAYLHFQRKVKERVFAGLVYEYQRLLSVDYQPGKLFDQLAVPGRNPYHISGAGLSLTYDSRNNAFAPDQGGFLQVYFNHFARLFGSDFGYTNYVIDFRRFLRIYRQQVLAIQAYGFFNSGNVPLRSLASFGGSNSMRGFYDGRFRSKNQIVAQVEYRVPLFWRLGAVGFFGVGNVGDHFNDLNFQEVKYSAGGGVRLALNRKERLNLRIDYGWGLGQSLSNGLYFQLGEAF; translated from the coding sequence ATGGGTATTCAGGGTACTCTATTGGCTCAGTCGGATAGTATCCCAGTTCCTCGCGAACCTACACCTAATCAATTATTGCGAACACGAAATACGCTAATTTTGCCTTTGGTCGCTCGCTCTATCGAAACCGACTGGTCGATAGGGGTGGCGAGTTCATTTACATTTCGGTTTGGTCATACAGATACACTTACAACTCGTACATCAAATACGCAGGCGCTGGCTCTCTACTCACTGCGAAAACAATTTATTGCGGCCATCAACGGGACCACATATTTTCCGGGTGAGCGAATTATTCTCAACTACCAGCTTTCCTACAGCTATTTCCCCGATAAATTTTGGGGATTAGGTAAAGAGGCCCCTGATGAAAATGAGGAATCTTATACCTTCAAGCAATACTACGCCTACCTGCATTTTCAACGCAAGGTCAAAGAGCGGGTCTTTGCAGGCTTAGTTTACGAATATCAGCGCTTGCTGAGTGTCGACTACCAACCCGGCAAACTTTTCGACCAGTTAGCGGTGCCGGGCCGTAACCCCTACCATATTTCGGGTGCGGGTTTAAGTCTGACCTACGATTCGCGTAACAATGCCTTTGCTCCCGACCAGGGCGGGTTTTTGCAGGTATATTTCAACCACTTTGCGCGCTTATTTGGTTCCGACTTTGGCTACACAAATTACGTAATTGATTTTCGGCGGTTTCTTCGCATCTATCGGCAGCAGGTATTGGCCATACAGGCTTATGGCTTTTTTAACTCAGGAAATGTGCCCTTGCGCAGTTTAGCCAGCTTTGGTGGGTCGAATAGTATGCGCGGTTTCTACGACGGCCGCTTTCGAAGTAAAAATCAGATTGTTGCCCAGGTTGAATACCGAGTGCCATTATTCTGGCGATTGGGCGCCGTTGGTTTCTTCGGTGTTGGGAACGTGGGCGATCACTTCAATGATCTTAATTTTCAGGAGGTTAAGTATTCGGCTGGGGGAGGGGTACGTCTGGCGCTGAACCGCAAAGAACGCCTGAACCTTCGTATCGACTATGGATGGGGATTAGGTCAGAGTTTATCGAACGGACTCTATTTTCAATTAGGCGAAGCGTTTTAA
- the asnS gene encoding asparagine--tRNA ligase, translating to MSYLPIQQLLKTAQVGTTVTVKGWVRTKRESKNAVFIALNDGSTINNIQAVAEAGQLPEETLKLITTGACLAVTGQLVESQGAGQAVEVKITNVLIYGPADPEKYPLQPKRHSLEFLREIAHLRPRTNTFSAILRIRHALAFAVHKYFNDNGFFYLNTPIITASDAEGAGEMFRVTTLDATKPPLTEDGKVDYSQDFFGRETNLTVSGQLEGELGAMALGKIYTFGPTFRAENSNTTRHLAEFWMIEPEMAFYELEDNMNLAEDFVKTVIRYALQHCADDLAFLDNRLKEEEKTKKKEEQSELGLLEKLQFVISNEFVRLTYTEAIDILVNSKPAKKGQFQYEVSWGVDLQSEHERYLVEKHFKKPVILTNYPREIKAFYMKQDEDGKTVRAMDVLFPGIGEIIGGSQREDNLEKLEARMHEVGIEPEAIWWYLDTRRFGSAPHAGFGLGFERLVLFVTGMGNIRDVIPFPRAPKTAEF from the coding sequence ATGAGTTATTTACCAATTCAGCAACTATTAAAGACCGCCCAAGTCGGCACAACCGTGACCGTAAAGGGCTGGGTTCGCACCAAGCGCGAAAGTAAAAACGCCGTATTTATAGCCCTCAATGACGGCTCTACCATTAATAATATTCAGGCTGTAGCCGAAGCCGGTCAACTTCCCGAAGAAACCCTGAAATTGATTACTACCGGAGCCTGCCTGGCTGTTACGGGTCAGTTGGTCGAGTCGCAGGGAGCGGGGCAAGCGGTTGAAGTTAAAATTACCAATGTACTCATATACGGTCCTGCCGATCCTGAAAAATATCCGTTGCAGCCTAAGCGTCACTCGCTGGAGTTTCTGCGTGAGATAGCCCACCTGCGCCCGCGTACCAATACATTCAGTGCCATTCTACGGATTCGGCACGCGCTGGCATTTGCGGTACACAAATATTTTAACGATAACGGGTTCTTTTACCTCAACACGCCCATTATTACGGCTTCCGACGCCGAGGGTGCGGGTGAAATGTTCCGCGTAACAACGCTTGATGCCACCAAGCCACCCCTCACCGAAGATGGCAAAGTCGATTATAGCCAGGATTTCTTCGGTCGCGAAACCAACCTGACGGTATCGGGTCAGTTGGAAGGCGAATTAGGGGCAATGGCGCTAGGTAAGATTTATACCTTCGGACCTACGTTCCGGGCCGAAAACTCGAACACGACGCGTCACCTGGCCGAATTCTGGATGATTGAGCCAGAAATGGCTTTCTACGAGCTGGAGGACAACATGAATCTGGCCGAAGATTTCGTCAAGACCGTGATTCGGTATGCGCTTCAACACTGCGCGGATGATCTGGCTTTCCTGGATAATCGCCTGAAAGAGGAAGAGAAAACCAAAAAGAAAGAAGAACAAAGTGAACTCGGGTTGCTCGAAAAACTTCAATTCGTCATCAGCAATGAATTTGTACGACTGACGTACACGGAAGCTATCGACATTCTGGTTAATTCGAAGCCTGCCAAGAAAGGCCAATTCCAGTACGAGGTAAGCTGGGGCGTCGATTTGCAATCGGAGCACGAACGCTATCTGGTTGAGAAGCATTTTAAGAAACCCGTTATTCTGACCAACTATCCCCGCGAAATCAAAGCGTTCTACATGAAGCAGGACGAAGATGGTAAGACGGTTCGGGCAATGGACGTATTGTTCCCAGGCATCGGTGAAATCATTGGCGGTTCGCAGCGGGAAGACAATCTGGAAAAACTCGAAGCCCGGATGCACGAAGTAGGTATCGAACCCGAAGCGATCTGGTGGTACCTGGATACTCGCCGATTCGGTTCAGCACCCCACGCCGGTTTTGGCCTTGGTTTCGAGCGACTAGTTTTATTCGTAACAGGCATGGGAAATATCCGCGATGTGATCCCTTTCCCAAGAGCGCCCAAAACGGCTGAGTTTTAA